tcctttcccctaCCCTGCTACTGAAAGAATACTCCATTTTAAGATGAATCCATCCTGAGGAGATGACCAAATGATTCCATTTTCCTGCTGTTAATGCCTGAATCCCATCAGTGGAGAGCTATTCCTTGCAGACTCCTCTTTAGAGAATGAAACTCCAGAGAGGTGTAGAAAGTTCCCAACACCTTACCAGAGGTACAGCTGGGAGAACCAGAGTCCATTGGAGGGCAATGTggctaaaggacaaatatttatcTTCTATCCCAATTTTGTCTAGGTTTCTTTTGCCTAGAAAATGGGTGGCCCACTAAaggcaaaaagaaggaaaaaagaagctaGGGATATCTTGCCTGGGTAGTACTGGGCAGTCCAATTTAGGACTCAAAAGGGAGTATATTAAAATCTTGTTTTGGCCACATTTGAACTGGTTTCTTAACTGTAAATGTTAGACAATTTTCTAAGGGCAGGACCTTGGACTTCTGGTATGGCAGGTACCCTGGTGATAACCCTTAAGACTGAGCAAGAGAGGGCTTAAAGGAAGAGATATAGGCCAAAGGAGAAGCAGAAGCAAGATTGGTTCTGCACTCCTCCCCAGTGTGAAGAGAAGTCAGTTAAAGATAATATAGGGTTGGAAAAGGGAGTCGATAGGCCCAGCCCACTCCTTACTCTTTAGAGGGAGAGGGAAATCTACAGTCCAGGATCTGGGCTGGACTAGACTGGACAAAAGTCTCCAAGAGAGGGTGGAGTCCAACTAAGATCAGGCGCCCCAGCTGACCCGCACAGTATAGAAGTGGAGACGCGTTGGGATTTGGGAGGGGCAAAGTCAGGGAATCCGTGTGAGGTTTGCAAAGCTAAGACCTGCAGGGTGAAGTGGGGGAAGGAAGAGCAGAAGAAGAGAACGTATAGGGGCTGAAAGGTGGGCGAGAGAGAATCAGGTTCAGAGGGTCTGCAAGTATTGGACAGTCAGATCTAGATACAGAGACGAATCCGTGGGTGTTTCGAACCCGCGGAAATATCCACAGGAGGGGATGGTAAAGGATACAAGGGAGTTTCGGTCGTGGGTTGAGAGAGCTCCGCAGGTGGAAATGGCTTTGGTTTGGGGACGCCCTCTAAGTGGCAACGGTGGGCACCTAAAGTGTTGGGGTCCCGGGAATTCTACTGGGGGGTTGGGCGCCCCGTAGGGATGACGGGGCGATTGGAAATTGAAGACGGACTGGAAAGCCCTAGGAGATGAAGAACTGGACTCGGGACCCCGTGGGCCTCACCGGAAGTATCGCTCCTCTTCTGCCGCCTCTCTTTTTCCGAAGGCCCCACCGGCCTCCCGAACTGAGCCAGCGCTTCCGTGGACTTGGTCGGACTACGGAGAGATCGAGACAGCGGTCAGAGTGCGGCGGGGCAGCCCCGAACCGCGCTCAGGGCTGGGGCAGCGAACGCTGCCGCCGGGGTACCTGGTCCGAGCCGAAGCTTCGGCCTTGCATGGCCCTTACGCCCCACACGCCGAGCCGCATACGCGAACCCAAGGTCGAGACTGCCATTGCTGCTCACGTCGCACCTCGCGCGTCACTGGCTCTGCCGACTCACCAACGGCGCCGGGAGCCCAACAGCCAATCTTCCCGAGGGAGGGCGGGGACGAGCGGGGGCAGCCAATCCCGAGGCGAGGGGGCGGGGCTGCTGGGGCTCGCCGCGAATCGCCAGCGAGAGGCGGGCCCATTCTCAGCTAAGCCCAGGAAAAGCTCAGCTGCCTGAGGACGGGGGAGTAACGACGGAGTGTGGTTTTCTGTGTGGTCGGGGGAGTGGTAAAAAGAGCTTTAGGAGCTGAGATTTTGACTATTGGACCAAGCAGAATGACCCATGgcgtccacccccaccccacgaTTCCAATCctagttattattattaaaattccaAAGGAAACCTTCCTGTACCTGGATAATATAAGGCGTTGGGGGCTTAGTCCGGGAGGCTGAACTCCAGGGAATTTGAGCCCAGGATGCCCCGATTTAGTTAGTGCTGGAAAGGAGTCATATGCAGATCTCATGTTTATCTTTTAAGAGGTGTCAATGTTCTTTTGTTGTATTGACATTGCACTCTCAAGTCTCAGTTTAAAGGTCAACTTCTCAGAGAAACCTTCCCTGCCTCTTTACTTAAAGAAGCTCCTTAAGTCAttctatcatctctctctcttttgttctgtCTCTTTGCACTTTCCATCTTCTGAAATTAGCAGGGCTTTGTTTAAGTAAGTCCTGAATTAATATTTGAAGAATGTATTGATATGTTGCTGAATGAGTTTGATAACTGTACCTTTGAAATGCGGTGCAATGTAGTGGAAAGAGTTATAAGTAAGAGTCTAGTAGAGGTTTTGTCTTGGCCCTTTTGGTCATTTGGAACTAAACATGTTCTAAACCTTATCCATTCATGtggatgtgaatccattgtaagtagaatgGTTCTGTTAAGGAGTAGTCCACCTCAGCCAGaataggtcttaatcctgttactggagtcctttattagcagaatgaaattcagaaacagAGAAAGTTTCTGGAAATGAGAGCTGaagggaagcaagaaactgaagaacaatggaacccagaagagaatggagaggcctggagaggctgccatgtatattgccatgtgacggagaagcccaggaccaaggatcacagaggcagccccagaacaccacagtctttgaggagaaagcatcacctcggtgatgtcttaatttggactttttcccaccctcaaaaccgtgagccaataaattcccattttttaagccaacatttcatggtatttgcttgaacaacCAAGGAAACTAACACAGTCCTCCTTTATCCAGCCAGCAAATGTGGAAAAGACAATTGTCATCTCTACCTTCataaaatttatagcccttgTCTCTTTTGGGGCCCAGTTTCTACTCCTTTGGATGCAAGGGTTGAGCCAAATTATCTatttaatatgataaaatatgTGATTATAAAAATATCATCTTTGCTTTCTATGAAATAGTAGTACAACTGGTTTTATTGATCATCTTTTAGTTGGAAAAATACCAACGCTGGTTTGTATGATTTAAATGGAATGTAATGCCTTCAGGGCACGTTTTCAAATGTTCATTGCAGAAAAGTTGGAAAACAGATAAAAGCAGATCAATGGAAA
Above is a genomic segment from Dasypus novemcinctus isolate mDasNov1 chromosome 9, mDasNov1.1.hap2, whole genome shotgun sequence containing:
- the ATP5IF1 gene encoding ATPase inhibitor, mitochondrial; its protein translation is MAVSTLGSRMRLGVWGVRAMQGRSFGSDQSDQVHGSAGSVREAGGAFGKREAAEEERYFREQTRKQLAALKKHHEDEIVYSKKEIERLQKEIERHKQKIKKLNHDD